A single region of the Streptomyces sp. NBC_00236 genome encodes:
- a CDS encoding DUF397 domain-containing protein codes for MIRRTSAPGGSEMAWFKSSYSSNGNEGDCVEIAVAPDAVLVRDSKNAQGARLTFGETAWAGFVPYAAHH; via the coding sequence ATGATCCGTAGGACCTCCGCGCCGGGCGGTTCCGAGATGGCCTGGTTCAAGAGCAGCTACAGCAGCAACGGCAACGAAGGCGATTGCGTCGAGATCGCCGTGGCCCCCGACGCCGTGCTTGTACGCGACTCCAAGAACGCGCAGGGCGCCCGGCTCACCTTCGGTGAGACCGCATGGGCGGGCTTCGTCCCGTACGCCGCCCATCACTGA
- a CDS encoding helix-turn-helix domain-containing protein → MSVDGVGTEQGGGGADEPGWDVDPDDESGVAVVAAVGRQIRAWREAAGMRACEFGAAIGYGEDLVRKVEGGRRIPRPEFLDRSDEVLGAGGKIAMMKRDVAAVRYPKKVRDLAGVEAKAVELAAYVAHGLHGLLQTPGHARALFEARQPPYSEDEVERMVAARMGRQSIYERSPGPALSFVQEESALRRPIGGAAEWRRQLERLLEIGKLRNVTLQVMPTHREAHPGMDGDIDVLKFKDGTAVGRSHGAFNGRRVTDAKQLRILELRYGVIRAEALAPRESLAFIEQVLGET, encoded by the coding sequence ATGAGTGTGGACGGGGTCGGTACGGAGCAGGGCGGCGGCGGGGCGGACGAGCCCGGCTGGGACGTCGATCCGGATGACGAGTCGGGCGTCGCGGTGGTCGCCGCCGTGGGACGCCAGATCAGGGCCTGGCGGGAGGCCGCCGGGATGCGGGCCTGCGAGTTCGGCGCCGCGATCGGGTACGGGGAGGACCTGGTCCGCAAGGTCGAGGGCGGGCGGCGGATTCCCCGGCCGGAGTTCCTGGACCGGTCGGACGAGGTACTGGGCGCGGGCGGCAAGATCGCCATGATGAAGCGCGATGTGGCGGCGGTTCGGTACCCGAAGAAGGTGCGGGACCTGGCGGGCGTGGAGGCCAAGGCGGTTGAGCTCGCGGCCTATGTGGCGCACGGTCTCCATGGTCTCTTGCAGACTCCTGGCCACGCGCGTGCCTTGTTCGAGGCCCGGCAGCCTCCGTACTCGGAGGACGAGGTGGAACGCATGGTCGCCGCGCGCATGGGCCGGCAGTCGATCTACGAGCGGTCGCCTGGCCCGGCTCTCAGTTTCGTCCAGGAGGAGTCGGCACTCAGGCGCCCCATCGGGGGCGCGGCGGAGTGGCGGCGACAGCTCGAACGGCTTCTGGAAATCGGCAAGTTGCGCAATGTGACCCTCCAGGTGATGCCTACGCATCGAGAGGCGCATCCTGGGATGGACGGTGACATCGACGTTCTGAAGTTCAAGGACGGTACAGCGGTGGGACGTTCGCACGGGGCGTTCAATGGACGCCGGGTGACCGACGCGAAGCAACTCCGTATCCTCGAACTGCGGTATGGCGTCATCCGGGCCGAGGCACTCGCGCCACGGGAGTCGCTGGCCTTCATCGAGCAAGTGCTGGGAGAGACATGA
- the rpsJ gene encoding 30S ribosomal protein S10 produces the protein MAGQKIRIRLKAYDHEVIDSSAKKIVETVTRTGASVAGPVPLPTEKNVYCVIKSPHKYKDSREHFEMRTHKRLIDILDPTPKTVDSLMRLDLPAGVDIEIKL, from the coding sequence ATGGCGGGACAGAAGATCCGCATCCGGCTCAAGGCCTACGACCACGAGGTCATCGACTCCTCGGCGAAGAAGATCGTCGAGACGGTGACCCGCACTGGTGCGTCGGTCGCGGGCCCGGTGCCGCTGCCCACTGAGAAGAACGTGTACTGCGTCATCAAGTCGCCGCACAAGTACAAGGACTCTCGCGAGCACTTCGAGATGCGCACGCACAAGCGCCTCATCGACATTCTCGACCCCACGCCGAAGACGGTTGACTCGCTGATGCGCCTCGACCTGCCGGCTGGCGTCGACATCGAGATCAAGCTCTGA
- the rplD gene encoding 50S ribosomal protein L4, which yields MSTIDILSPAGDKAGTVELPAEIFDAKTSVPLIHQVVVAQLAAARQGTHSTKRRGEVRGGGRKPYRQKGTGRARQGSTRAPQFVGGGVVHGPKPRDYSQRTPKKMKAAALRGALSDRARHSRIHVVTGVVESAISTKAVKTLLGKISERNNVLLVVERSDEAAWLSARNLPQVHILDPGQLNTYDVIVSDDVVFTQAAFESFVSGPQTAETEGSDA from the coding sequence ATGAGCACCATTGACATCCTTTCGCCGGCAGGCGACAAGGCCGGTACCGTCGAGCTCCCCGCGGAGATCTTCGACGCGAAGACCAGCGTTCCGCTGATCCACCAGGTCGTTGTCGCACAGCTGGCAGCTGCCCGTCAGGGCACGCACTCGACCAAGCGTCGCGGCGAAGTCCGTGGTGGTGGGCGCAAGCCTTACCGCCAGAAGGGCACCGGCCGCGCCCGCCAGGGTTCGACCCGCGCACCGCAGTTCGTCGGCGGTGGCGTCGTGCACGGCCCCAAGCCGCGCGACTACTCGCAGCGCACCCCGAAGAAGATGAAGGCCGCCGCCCTGCGCGGTGCCCTGTCGGACCGGGCGCGTCACTCCCGCATCCACGTCGTCACCGGCGTGGTCGAGAGCGCGATCTCCACCAAGGCCGTCAAGACGCTGCTCGGCAAGATCTCGGAGCGCAACAACGTGCTCCTGGTCGTCGAGCGCAGCGACGAGGCCGCGTGGCTGTCCGCGCGCAACCTGCCCCAGGTGCACATCCTGGACCCGGGCCAGCTGAACACGTACGACGTGATCGTCTCTGACGACGTGGTCTTCACCCAGGCCGCTTTCGAGTCCTTCGTGTCTGGCCCCCAGACCGCTGAGACCGAAGGGAGCGACGCCTGA
- the rplB gene encoding 50S ribosomal protein L2 — MGIRKYKPTTPGRRGSSVADFVEITRSTPEKSLVRPLHSKGGRNNTGRVTVRHQGGGHKRAYRVIDFRRHDKDGVPAKVAHIEYDPNRTARIALLHYADGEKRYIIAPRGLGQGDRVENGPAADIKPGNNLALRNIPVGTTIHAIELRPGGGAKFARSAGASVQLLAKEGTMAHLRMPSGEIRLVDARCRATIGEVGNAEQSNINWGKAGRMRWKGVRPSVRGVAMNPVDHPHGGGEGKTSGGRHPVSPWGQKEGRTRSPKKASSKYIVRRRKTNKKR, encoded by the coding sequence ATGGGTATCCGCAAGTACAAGCCGACGACCCCGGGCCGTCGTGGCTCCAGCGTCGCCGACTTTGTCGAGATCACGCGGTCCACGCCGGAGAAGTCGCTGGTCCGCCCCCTGCACAGCAAGGGCGGCCGTAACAACACCGGTCGTGTGACCGTTCGCCACCAGGGTGGTGGCCACAAGCGCGCCTACCGCGTGATCGACTTCCGTCGTCACGACAAGGACGGCGTGCCGGCCAAGGTCGCGCACATCGAGTACGACCCGAACCGCACCGCGCGCATCGCGCTCCTGCACTACGCGGACGGCGAGAAGCGCTACATCATCGCGCCGCGTGGCCTGGGTCAGGGCGACCGTGTCGAGAACGGCCCGGCCGCCGACATCAAGCCCGGTAACAACCTGGCGCTGCGCAACATCCCGGTCGGTACGACCATCCACGCCATCGAGCTGCGGCCCGGCGGCGGCGCGAAGTTCGCCCGTTCCGCGGGTGCCTCCGTGCAGCTGCTGGCGAAGGAGGGCACCATGGCCCACCTTCGTATGCCGTCGGGTGAGATCCGCCTGGTCGACGCCCGCTGCCGCGCCACCATCGGTGAGGTCGGCAACGCCGAGCAGTCGAACATCAACTGGGGCAAGGCCGGCCGCATGCGCTGGAAGGGCGTTCGCCCGTCCGTCCGCGGTGTCGCGATGAACCCGGTTGACCACCCGCACGGTGGTGGTGAAGGCAAGACCTCCGGTGGACGTCACCCGGTCTCGCCGTGGGGTCAGAAGGAGGGTCGTACTCGCTCGCCGAAGAAGGCATCGAGCAAGTACATCGTCCGCCGCCGCAAGACGAACAAGAAGCGCTAG
- a CDS encoding GNAT family N-acetyltransferase, with protein sequence MLTEVRPPRRDEMAAYYRTLPFANGMPSWEPADAAWHGGPEPWPPQHTPADAGQLEELAAADTADESFHPIAAFADGRCVGASGTISFEVTVPGGRTVRMAGVTSTGVIATHRRRGCLRQMMQAMFDAALERGEPLAMLSASEGGIYGRFGFSPATYRTRWELARHEAALLPAEPDPGSLELTGAEDAKKAWPRVHASVRAHRVGELSSLPGRWDGLSDKADGTNGPLRFLAHRDRHGDVDGIAHFRLPWSPTADRAGTLVVEALEAMNPVAYRALWGLLIDFDLTRTVVAPARPRDEPLRWMLTNPRAMRVTRQSDNLWARLLDVPRALTQRAYLTPGTLRFAIDDDRMCPGNNGTWQLRADDAAVTCVPTDAPADLTLTLSALSALYLGGRSAHDLAYAGHIRQHADGAVGQLARMFRADPEPHNSFGF encoded by the coding sequence ATGCTGACTGAAGTCCGCCCGCCGCGACGCGACGAGATGGCCGCGTACTACCGGACCTTGCCGTTCGCGAACGGCATGCCGAGCTGGGAGCCCGCGGACGCCGCGTGGCACGGCGGCCCCGAGCCCTGGCCCCCACAACACACGCCCGCCGACGCCGGCCAGCTCGAAGAGCTGGCCGCAGCCGACACCGCGGACGAGTCCTTCCACCCCATCGCGGCGTTCGCCGACGGCAGGTGTGTCGGGGCTTCGGGCACCATCTCCTTCGAGGTGACGGTCCCCGGCGGGCGGACGGTCAGGATGGCCGGCGTCACCTCCACCGGAGTGATCGCGACGCACCGCCGCCGTGGCTGCCTGCGGCAGATGATGCAGGCCATGTTCGACGCGGCTCTGGAGCGGGGCGAGCCGTTGGCGATGCTCAGCGCGAGCGAGGGCGGCATCTACGGACGGTTCGGGTTCTCGCCCGCGACCTACCGCACCCGCTGGGAGCTGGCACGTCACGAAGCGGCCCTCCTTCCGGCAGAACCGGACCCCGGATCGCTGGAGCTGACAGGCGCCGAGGACGCGAAGAAGGCCTGGCCCCGGGTGCACGCCTCCGTGCGCGCACACCGCGTCGGGGAACTCAGTTCACTCCCCGGGCGATGGGACGGGCTGTCCGACAAGGCGGACGGTACGAACGGGCCGCTGCGCTTCCTCGCCCACCGCGACCGGCACGGCGATGTGGACGGTATCGCGCACTTCCGGCTGCCGTGGTCCCCGACCGCCGACCGGGCGGGAACACTCGTGGTCGAAGCCCTGGAGGCGATGAACCCGGTGGCCTACCGCGCCCTGTGGGGGCTGCTCATCGACTTCGACCTCACCAGGACCGTCGTGGCGCCCGCCCGTCCGCGCGACGAACCCCTGCGATGGATGCTGACGAACCCGCGGGCGATGCGCGTCACCCGCCAGTCGGACAACCTCTGGGCGCGCCTCCTCGACGTCCCCCGCGCCCTGACGCAGCGCGCGTACCTGACGCCCGGCACGCTGAGGTTCGCCATCGACGACGACCGGATGTGTCCGGGGAACAACGGGACATGGCAACTGCGAGCGGACGATGCCGCGGTGACGTGCGTGCCGACCGACGCGCCGGCGGACCTGACCCTCACGCTCTCGGCGCTCAGCGCGCTGTACCTCGGCGGCAGGTCGGCACACGACCTCGCGTACGCGGGCCACATCAGGCAGCACGCCGACGGTGCGGTCGGACAGCTTGCCCGGATGTTCCGGGCCGACCCCGAACCGCACAACTCGTTCGGCTTCTGA
- a CDS encoding RNA ligase family protein translates to MRTHYPRTPHLPWSPGATSDDVRLADLAGLTGSEVVVTEKLDGENTTLYADGLHARSLDSAHHPSRGWVKALQGRIGPRIPTGWRICGENMFARHSIPYEDLASHFYGFSVWDGDRCLDWDLSVDFLRDLGIPTPPVLWRGVFDARAERALRAIGPDTLRQEGYVVRPAESFPAAAFGRRVAKWVRPGHVTTDTHWMHAEVVENGLGPAAALWAVRSGAPVDPAALAVAAGTGPGDAAAALATADALDARGRTGDDRLAGVLAALLHRTRRTALAPALAGPLGMPLARRTADLVGLYPALHRPYPDDERHAGLARMALAADLPVLHALAGVLAETPEAREQVEWSALHAADVAEPAGLRESFADLEPEAAARCLAQAREAYALGRIGTAEEAVAATWRWRSGDFPSLIHLVGPSGSGKSTFGRGLPGIATYLSLDDLRESRGSRADQSANADVLREGLDRLDAALVPGATVVWDATSLNPHQRSLVHAVAHRRDALITHAVAWIGADELTARNARRSHPVPPEVLASQLRRFVPPYPGQAHRTWYIGTSGTVEDRT, encoded by the coding sequence ATGCGTACGCACTATCCGAGGACCCCGCATCTGCCCTGGTCACCCGGGGCCACCTCGGACGACGTGCGCCTGGCCGACCTCGCCGGGCTGACCGGCTCCGAGGTCGTGGTCACCGAGAAGCTGGACGGCGAGAACACCACGCTGTATGCCGACGGGCTGCACGCCCGCTCCCTCGACTCGGCGCACCACCCCTCCCGCGGCTGGGTCAAGGCGCTCCAGGGCCGCATCGGCCCGCGCATCCCGACGGGGTGGCGGATCTGCGGCGAGAACATGTTCGCCCGCCACTCGATCCCGTACGAGGACCTCGCGAGCCACTTCTACGGCTTCTCCGTCTGGGACGGGGACCGCTGCCTGGACTGGGACCTGAGCGTGGACTTCCTGCGGGACCTGGGCATTCCGACACCCCCGGTGCTGTGGCGCGGTGTGTTCGACGCCCGGGCCGAGAGGGCGCTGCGCGCGATCGGGCCGGACACGCTGCGCCAGGAGGGTTACGTCGTCCGCCCTGCCGAGAGCTTCCCGGCCGCGGCGTTCGGGCGGCGCGTCGCGAAGTGGGTGCGGCCGGGCCACGTGACGACGGACACGCACTGGATGCACGCGGAGGTGGTGGAGAACGGACTGGGCCCGGCCGCCGCCCTGTGGGCCGTGCGCTCGGGCGCCCCGGTGGACCCGGCGGCGCTCGCCGTCGCTGCGGGAACCGGTCCCGGCGACGCGGCCGCGGCTCTCGCGACGGCCGACGCCCTGGACGCACGGGGCCGCACCGGCGACGACCGGCTGGCCGGAGTACTCGCCGCCCTGCTGCACCGCACCCGCCGGACCGCACTCGCACCGGCGCTCGCCGGACCGCTCGGGATGCCGCTCGCCCGCCGGACCGCGGACCTGGTCGGTCTGTACCCCGCACTGCACCGCCCCTATCCGGACGACGAGCGCCACGCGGGCCTGGCCCGGATGGCGCTCGCCGCCGACCTGCCGGTCCTGCACGCACTGGCGGGCGTACTGGCCGAGACGCCCGAGGCCCGCGAGCAGGTGGAGTGGTCGGCGCTGCACGCGGCGGACGTGGCGGAACCGGCCGGGCTGCGGGAGTCCTTCGCGGACCTGGAGCCGGAGGCCGCCGCCCGCTGCCTGGCGCAGGCCCGCGAGGCGTACGCGCTGGGGCGCATCGGCACCGCCGAGGAAGCGGTCGCCGCGACCTGGCGGTGGCGGTCCGGTGACTTCCCCTCCCTCATCCATCTCGTCGGCCCGTCCGGCAGCGGCAAGAGCACCTTCGGCCGCGGGCTGCCGGGCATCGCCACGTACCTCTCCCTCGACGACCTGCGCGAGTCCCGCGGCTCCCGCGCCGACCAGAGCGCCAACGCGGATGTGTTGCGCGAGGGGCTGGACCGCCTCGACGCCGCGCTCGTCCCCGGCGCCACCGTGGTCTGGGACGCCACGTCGCTCAATCCGCACCAGCGCTCCCTGGTCCACGCGGTCGCCCACCGCAGGGACGCCCTGATCACCCACGCCGTGGCATGGATCGGCGCGGACGAGCTGACCGCGCGCAACGCCCGGCGCAGCCACCCCGTACCCCCGGAGGTCCTTGCCTCTCAGCTGCGCCGCTTCGTACCCCCGTATCCCGGCCAGGCCCACCGCACCTGGTACATCGGCACGAGCGGAACCGTGGAGGACCGGACCTGA
- the rplW gene encoding 50S ribosomal protein L23, with translation MSEATVTSKTYSDPRDVLVKPVVSEKSYALLDENKYTFIVAPGSNKTQIKQAVEAVFSVKVTGVNTINRQGKRKRTKTGFGKRADTKRAIVTLAEGDRIDIFGGPTS, from the coding sequence ATGAGTGAGGCGACCGTTACCAGCAAGACCTACTCCGACCCGCGTGACGTTCTCGTCAAGCCGGTTGTTTCGGAGAAGAGCTACGCGCTGCTCGACGAGAACAAGTACACGTTCATCGTCGCGCCCGGCTCCAACAAGACCCAGATCAAGCAGGCCGTGGAAGCGGTCTTCTCGGTCAAGGTCACCGGGGTCAACACGATCAACCGTCAGGGTAAGCGCAAGCGCACCAAGACCGGTTTCGGCAAGCGTGCTGACACCAAGCGCGCCATCGTGACCCTCGCTGAGGGCGACCGTATCGACATCTTCGGCGGCCCGACCTCCTAG
- the rplC gene encoding 50S ribosomal protein L3: protein MSKNIKGVLGEKLGMTQVWDENNRVVPVTVVKAGPCVVTQVRTNDSDGYESVQIAFGEIDPRKVNKPLKGHFAKADVTPRRHLVELRTPDASEYTLGQEITAQVFESGVKVDVTGKSKGKGFAGVMKRHNFKGLGAGHGVQRKHRSPGSIGGCATPGRVFKGMRMAGRMGNERVTTQNLTIHAVDAEKGLLLIKGAVPGPNGGLVLVRTAAKGA, encoded by the coding sequence ATGAGCAAGAACATCAAGGGCGTCCTGGGCGAGAAGCTCGGTATGACCCAGGTCTGGGACGAGAACAACCGGGTTGTCCCGGTGACCGTCGTCAAGGCCGGTCCGTGCGTCGTGACGCAGGTGCGTACGAACGACAGCGACGGCTACGAGTCGGTCCAGATCGCCTTCGGCGAGATTGACCCGCGCAAGGTGAACAAGCCCCTCAAGGGTCACTTCGCCAAGGCCGACGTGACTCCGCGCCGCCACCTGGTGGAGCTCCGCACCCCTGACGCCAGCGAGTACACGCTGGGCCAGGAGATCACCGCCCAGGTGTTCGAGTCCGGCGTCAAGGTTGACGTCACGGGCAAGAGCAAGGGCAAGGGCTTCGCCGGTGTCATGAAGCGTCACAACTTCAAGGGCCTCGGCGCCGGCCACGGCGTCCAGCGCAAGCACCGTTCCCCCGGTTCGATCGGTGGCTGTGCCACCCCTGGGCGTGTCTTCAAGGGCATGCGCATGGCCGGTCGGATGGGTAACGAGCGCGTCACCACCCAGAACCTGACCATCCACGCGGTTGACGCGGAGAAGGGTCTGCTCCTCATCAAGGGCGCAGTCCCCGGTCCGAACGGCGGCCTCGTCCTGGTCCGTACCGCGGCCAAGGGGGCTTGA
- a CDS encoding ATP-binding protein: protein MNQQTATPQLPATERTFTVLLSPTRRGARLARLLAVAHLDLWGLPSESAAHIVAELATNATVHGRVTGRDFQLHLAVHTDSRLRIEVTDTRGDRLPAPSAPGPLAEGGRGLLVVEALADRWGVTPGPVPRKTVWAELDLVP from the coding sequence GTGAACCAACAAACCGCCACCCCTCAACTCCCCGCCACCGAACGCACGTTCACCGTGCTGCTCTCCCCCACCCGCCGAGGCGCCCGGCTCGCCCGCCTCCTCGCCGTGGCCCATCTCGACCTCTGGGGACTGCCCTCCGAGTCGGCCGCGCACATCGTCGCGGAGCTCGCCACCAACGCCACGGTCCACGGACGGGTGACGGGCCGGGACTTCCAACTGCACCTCGCCGTCCACACGGACAGCCGACTGCGCATCGAGGTCACCGACACCCGGGGCGACCGCCTGCCCGCGCCTTCGGCCCCCGGCCCGCTCGCGGAGGGCGGGCGCGGCCTGCTCGTCGTCGAGGCCCTCGCCGACCGCTGGGGCGTCACTCCGGGCCCGGTCCCGCGCAAGACGGTGTGGGCGGAACTCGACCTCGTACCGTGA
- a CDS encoding RNA repair domain-containing protein has protein sequence MRTSEEIYHRVRWDARFDPARFVLGVAQRGRDPKRVPLERFTPGGDIPWHRVLFFEADGEVVWDRSSGTDRIDASEAGRVRSPRRLPSPFFTSRVPHAFSPATGAWEPSPARPPGPSGPLTVLTWNTLWDRYDSDRIDTARRRPLLLDALRAADSDVIALQEVEPALLELLLACDWVRDGYVLATDPAGHDVPDCGLLLLSRLPVSEAALHTLGPHKAVAAAVIDTAEGPVTVSVTHLSSDHSPEGAGRRDAELTDLATGLAAIEGELLLVGDFNDGGDHPQARLAMTDAWTEVHGSADTTPTFDPSANPLAAVSSLSGRVSRLDRVLLRTERLCARSAVLTGDAPGPEGLYVSDHYGVRVELGPPLAVAEGVTERVAAALPGARVHVVGSRRMGCALPGADLDLVAALPGTPEPAGVRSRVMAAFPEARDVREVSGARVPGLRWRLDGLRVDLVTVATGTLSPAEAAARRSELGDAAAVALSAVTDAEAVLAAAEPHRGAFASLALDVKAWAGARGLDSAPCGGLPGLAWTVLAARTAREAGDLPPLALLRHFFATWAAWDWDEAVGAAAATADPVTVLTPTAPVRSCTTQVSAAGRDLLAAELYRAWEILEAAEDGTDPRALLRTPPRLSDLHPSWALASVPTDGPDEGRLRGRLLALAAALTDAGAADCRVWPRPLTAGGRTGYAIGLGATPPPAHRLAEIGAEVLRGIRDASLAPVRI, from the coding sequence ATGCGTACGAGCGAGGAGATCTACCACCGGGTCCGCTGGGACGCCCGCTTCGACCCGGCGCGCTTCGTCCTGGGCGTCGCCCAGCGCGGCCGCGACCCCAAGCGGGTGCCACTGGAGCGGTTCACCCCCGGCGGCGACATCCCCTGGCACCGGGTGCTGTTCTTCGAGGCGGACGGCGAGGTGGTGTGGGACCGGTCCTCGGGCACGGACCGGATCGACGCGTCGGAGGCGGGCCGGGTGCGCAGCCCGCGCCGGCTCCCCTCCCCCTTCTTCACCTCCCGCGTCCCGCACGCCTTCTCCCCTGCTACGGGCGCCTGGGAGCCGTCGCCCGCCCGGCCGCCCGGCCCGTCCGGTCCGCTGACGGTCCTCACCTGGAACACCCTCTGGGACCGCTACGACAGCGACCGCATCGACACAGCCCGACGCCGTCCCCTCCTCCTCGACGCCCTGCGCGCGGCGGACTCGGACGTCATCGCGCTCCAGGAGGTGGAGCCGGCGCTGCTGGAGCTGCTGCTGGCCTGCGACTGGGTACGGGACGGATACGTCCTCGCCACCGACCCGGCAGGGCACGACGTACCGGACTGCGGGCTGCTGCTGCTCAGCCGGCTGCCCGTGAGCGAGGCGGCTCTGCACACCCTCGGCCCGCACAAGGCGGTGGCCGCCGCCGTCATCGACACGGCCGAGGGGCCCGTCACGGTGTCCGTCACCCACCTCAGCAGCGACCACTCCCCCGAGGGGGCCGGTCGCCGGGACGCCGAACTCACCGACCTGGCAACGGGGTTGGCGGCCATCGAGGGCGAGCTGCTCCTCGTCGGCGACTTCAACGACGGCGGCGACCACCCACAGGCCCGCCTGGCGATGACGGACGCCTGGACCGAAGTCCACGGCTCCGCCGACACCACCCCCACCTTCGACCCGTCCGCGAACCCGCTCGCCGCCGTCTCCTCCCTGTCGGGCCGCGTCTCCCGGCTGGACAGGGTGCTGCTGCGTACGGAGCGGCTGTGCGCCCGGTCCGCCGTCCTGACCGGCGACGCCCCCGGCCCCGAGGGGCTGTACGTCTCCGATCACTACGGGGTACGGGTGGAGCTGGGCCCGCCCCTTGCGGTAGCTGAAGGGGTTACGGAACGGGTCGCCGCGGCCCTCCCCGGCGCCCGCGTCCACGTCGTCGGCTCCCGGCGCATGGGCTGCGCGCTGCCCGGCGCGGACCTGGACCTGGTCGCCGCGCTGCCCGGTACCCCGGAGCCGGCGGGGGTGCGCTCGCGTGTGATGGCCGCCTTCCCGGAGGCCCGGGACGTGCGGGAGGTGTCCGGTGCCCGGGTGCCCGGCCTGCGCTGGCGGCTCGACGGCCTCCGGGTGGACCTGGTCACCGTGGCGACCGGGACCCTCTCCCCCGCCGAGGCGGCCGCCCGCCGCTCCGAGCTGGGCGATGCGGCGGCGGTCGCACTGAGCGCGGTGACCGACGCCGAAGCGGTGCTCGCGGCGGCGGAACCGCACCGGGGCGCCTTCGCCTCTCTCGCCCTGGACGTCAAGGCGTGGGCGGGCGCGAGGGGCCTCGACTCCGCGCCCTGCGGCGGGCTGCCGGGCCTGGCCTGGACCGTCCTTGCCGCCCGCACCGCCCGCGAGGCGGGCGACCTGCCGCCGCTCGCGCTGCTCCGGCACTTCTTCGCGACGTGGGCGGCGTGGGACTGGGACGAGGCGGTGGGGGCGGCTGCGGCGACAGCAGACCCGGTCACGGTGCTGACGCCGACCGCTCCGGTGCGGTCCTGCACCACGCAGGTCTCCGCTGCCGGCCGCGATCTCCTGGCCGCCGAGCTGTACCGGGCGTGGGAGATCCTGGAGGCGGCGGAGGACGGCACCGACCCGCGCGCGCTGCTGCGCACGCCGCCGCGCCTGTCCGACCTGCACCCGTCCTGGGCCCTCGCCTCCGTGCCCACGGACGGCCCGGACGAGGGGCGGCTACGCGGCAGGCTCCTCGCCCTGGCCGCCGCCCTCACCGACGCGGGCGCCGCCGACTGCCGCGTCTGGCCGCGCCCGCTCACGGCCGGCGGCCGCACGGGGTACGCGATCGGGCTCGGCGCGACCCCGCCACCGGCTCACCGGCTGGCGGAGATCGGGGCGGAGGTGTTGCGGGGGATCCGGGACGCTTCATTGGCCCCGGTACGTATATAG
- the rpsS gene encoding 30S ribosomal protein S19 — protein MPRSLKKGPFVDGHLIKKVDVQNEAGTKNVIKTWSRRSMIIPAMLGHTIAVHNGKIHVPVFVTESMVGHKLGEFSPTRTFRGHVKDDRKSKRR, from the coding sequence ATGCCGCGCAGTCTCAAGAAGGGGCCCTTCGTCGACGGCCACCTCATCAAGAAGGTGGACGTACAGAACGAGGCAGGCACCAAGAACGTCATCAAGACCTGGTCCCGTCGCTCGATGATCATCCCGGCCATGCTGGGTCACACCATCGCGGTGCACAACGGCAAGATTCACGTCCCGGTGTTCGTCACCGAGTCGATGGTCGGCCACAAGCTCGGCGAGTTCTCGCCGACTCGCACCTTCCGCGGCCACGTCAAGGACGACCGGAAGTCGAAGCGCCGCTAG
- a CDS encoding DUF4232 domain-containing protein, which yields MCTTIRSRKRTATIGAALTAVLALALTACNGDDNAAGSTQAGPTASAGQAGGTGGADQSTDTGGSNQGDGAGTGGSDQGDGTGTGDTSDGKVDMCRSGVLDATAADDTTDETDGVVTVTFKNVGGSDCRISGFPGVDLKTSLGDTVSVDRNGEQAVPQILKEGGTAAFRITFPVNNTGGTGVRLTDMVVTPPNEVEPFTLTWPAGTLAVTDGSEDAGKMQVSPVG from the coding sequence ATGTGTACGACGATCCGCTCCCGCAAGCGCACCGCCACCATCGGCGCAGCACTCACCGCCGTCCTCGCCCTCGCCCTCACCGCCTGCAACGGCGACGACAACGCGGCGGGCAGCACGCAGGCCGGCCCCACCGCGTCGGCGGGCCAGGCGGGCGGTACCGGCGGGGCGGACCAGAGCACCGACACCGGCGGGAGCAACCAGGGCGACGGCGCCGGCACCGGCGGAAGCGATCAGGGCGACGGCACCGGCACCGGTGACACCAGCGACGGCAAGGTCGACATGTGCCGCTCCGGCGTGCTCGACGCCACCGCTGCCGACGACACCACGGACGAGACGGACGGCGTCGTCACCGTCACCTTCAAGAACGTCGGCGGCAGCGACTGCCGCATCAGCGGCTTCCCGGGTGTCGATCTGAAGACGTCCCTGGGCGACACCGTCTCCGTGGACCGCAACGGCGAGCAGGCCGTGCCGCAGATCCTCAAGGAGGGCGGGACCGCCGCCTTCCGCATCACGTTCCCGGTCAACAACACCGGCGGTACCGGTGTGCGGCTGACCGACATGGTGGTGACGCCCCCGAACGAGGTCGAGCCCTTCACCCTGACGTGGCCGGCGGGCACACTCGCCGTCACCGACGGCAGCGAGGACGCCGGGAAGATGCAGGTCAGCCCGGTGGGCTAG